Proteins from a genomic interval of Dasania marina DSM 21967:
- the argE gene encoding acetylornithine deacetylase: MADIESLELIEKLIQFDTTSYKSNLELIEFVRDYLLSFGVESQLVYNPEQSKANLYATIGPKDVPGVMLSGHTDVVPVTGQNWHTDPFSVVEKDGLLYGRGTADMKSFIAIALAFVPEMLRANLTTPVHLAFSFDEEIGCVGVRHLLKMMADMPIKPAMCIVGEPTSMQVVNAHKGKLAQRVTVKGLEAHSSLPHTGVNAVDYAAELVVYIRKLGKQLADQGPHEEGFEVTYTTLHTGKINGGTALNIVPKECTFDFEIRNIPGQDPVPLLEDIKNYAFNTLQPEMTAVDKDSGFEFNQLSGYPGMFTPADEEVVNFVKGLTDVQGLKKITFGTEGGLFTERLGIPTVVCGPGNIEQAHKPNEFIALEQVAAMNSFIRRLIAALT; the protein is encoded by the coding sequence ACTAATAGAAAAGCTGATTCAATTCGATACCACTAGCTATAAATCCAATTTAGAGCTCATTGAATTTGTGCGTGACTATTTATTAAGCTTTGGTGTGGAGTCGCAACTGGTTTATAACCCCGAGCAAAGCAAAGCCAACTTATATGCCACCATAGGGCCGAAAGATGTGCCGGGTGTGATGCTGTCTGGCCATACTGATGTGGTGCCTGTTACCGGCCAAAATTGGCATACTGATCCTTTCTCTGTGGTAGAAAAGGATGGCTTGCTCTACGGCCGTGGCACTGCTGATATGAAAAGCTTTATTGCCATAGCTTTGGCTTTTGTACCAGAAATGTTGCGTGCGAATTTAACAACGCCGGTGCATTTAGCGTTTTCTTTTGATGAGGAAATAGGCTGTGTAGGGGTAAGGCATTTATTAAAAATGATGGCCGACATGCCTATCAAACCCGCCATGTGCATAGTGGGTGAACCCACCAGCATGCAAGTAGTGAATGCCCACAAAGGTAAATTAGCACAGCGGGTTACGGTAAAAGGCTTAGAGGCGCATTCAAGCCTGCCGCATACTGGTGTTAATGCAGTGGACTATGCCGCTGAGTTGGTGGTGTATATACGCAAGCTCGGCAAGCAATTAGCCGATCAAGGCCCCCATGAAGAAGGCTTTGAGGTGACGTACACCACCTTGCATACCGGAAAAATTAACGGCGGCACCGCCTTAAATATTGTACCTAAAGAATGCACTTTCGATTTTGAAATTCGTAACATTCCCGGGCAGGATCCAGTGCCTTTATTAGAAGACATTAAAAATTACGCTTTTAATACCTTGCAGCCAGAAATGACGGCGGTGGATAAAGACAGTGGTTTTGAATTTAATCAATTATCTGGTTACCCCGGCATGTTTACCCCAGCCGATGAAGAAGTGGTTAACTTTGTTAAAGGCCTAACCGATGTGCAGGGGCTTAAAAAAATTACTTTTGGTACTGAGGGCGGTTTGTTTACCGAGCGTCTAGGCATACCCACCGTGGTGTGCGGCCCTGGTAATATAGAGCAGGCGCATAAGCCCAATGAGTTTATTGCCCTAGAGCAAGTCGCTGCTATGAATAGCTTTATTCGTCGATTGATTGCGGCGTTAACCTAG